A region of Vitis vinifera cultivar Pinot Noir 40024 chromosome 15, ASM3070453v1 DNA encodes the following proteins:
- the LOC100260763 gene encoding anthranilate N-methyltransferase, with protein sequence MGSSTEERQYSHGSTGEEEEVQEAEHYCNAMQLVASSLLPMVMQTAIELGLFHIIAKAGQASASEIASQLRANNPAAPIMLDRILYFLTSHSVLTCSALDADGGRLKRVYGITPVSKYFVPDQDGISLSPLLTLTQDKVFMDSWAHGVNAFEYPGKNPRFNQAFNTAMLNHTIMITNKIVESYKGFGNLKQVVDVGGGLGTTLGIITSKYPSIKAINFDLPHVIQHALPYPGVEHLGGDMFESVPNGEAMFLKWILHDWSDEHCLKLLKNCYKALPEHGKAIVVEGFLPEIPEGSASVQALCEGDLIMMTQNPGGRERTKQEFLDLAMAAGFAGIRFECLVYNYWIMEFFK encoded by the exons ATGGGTTCTTCAACAGAAGAAAGGCAGTACAGCCATGGCAGTAccggtgaagaagaagaagtacaAGAGGCAGAGCACTACTGCAATGCCATGCAGTTGGTGGCCTCCTCTCTGTTACCTATGGTTATGCAAACGGCCATTGAGCTTGGCCTTTTTCATATCATTGCCAAAGCTGGTCAGGCCTCTGCCTCAGAAATAGCATCCCAGCTGCGTGCAAACAACCCGGCCGCACCCATCATGTTGGACCGCATCCTCTACTTTCTCACCTCTCACTCTGTCCTCACTTGCTCTGCGCTTGATGCTGATGGTGGGCGGCTCAAGAGGGTGTATGGAATCACACCTGTCTCCAAATATTTTGTCCCTGACCAAGATGGCATTTCATTGAGCCCATTGCTGACATTGACTCAGGACAAGGTCTTCATGGATAGCTG GGCCCATGGAGTAAACGCATTTGAGTATCCTGGCAAGAACCCCAGATTCAATCAGGCCTTCAACACGGCCATGCTCAACCACACAATTATGATTACTAATAAAATCGTTGAATCCTACAAGGGTTTTGGGAATCTTAAGCAGGTGGTGGATGTTGGTGGCGGTCTGGGAACCACACTTGGTATAATCACATCAAAATACCCCAGCATCAAGGCAATTAATTTTGACTTGCCTCACGTTATACAGCATGCTTTGCCTTATCCTG GGGTGGAACACCTTGGAGGAGATATGTTTGAAAGTGTTCCCAATGGAGAAGCCATGTTTCTGAAG TGGATACTTCATGACTGGAGTGATGAACACTGCTTGAAGTTGTTGAAGAACTGCTACAAAGCTCTGCCAGAGCATGGCAAGGCAATTGTGGTGGAGGGGTTTCTCCCAGAAATACCGGAGGGGAGTGCTTCTGTGCAAGCTCTCTGTGAAGGAGATTTGATTATGATGACTCAAAACCCTGGAGGAAGGGAGCGGACAAAGCAGGAGTTCCTGGACCTGGCAATGGCAGCTGGATTTGCTGGCATCAGATTTGAGTGCCTTGTGTATAATTACTGGATCATGGAATTCTTCAAGTAA
- the LOC100265990 gene encoding cathecol O-methyltransferase 1: MEPSAEEKQSSRLCHEDGDVEPCSYAMQLVTSSVLPMVMQTSIELGLFDIIANLGQASASEIASRLPTKNQEAPIILDRMLYLLTTHSVLSCSAIDGDERVYALTPVSKYFASNQGVSFGPLLALIQDKVFMDSWSQLKNAIIEGGIPFNRVHGSHAFEYPGKDPRFNQVFNTAMFNHTTVIVNKILESYKGFEHLTRVVDVGGGLGTTLSIITSKYPHIEAINFDLPHVIEHAVAYPGVKHIGGDMFVSVPKGDAIFMKWILHDWSDDHCLKLLKNCYKALPEHGKVIVVEGVLPEIPEKGSTVKAICQTDLIMLTQNPGGKERTRKEFLDLTIGAGFAGIRYECYVSCYWVMEIFK, encoded by the exons ATGGAGCCTTCAGCAGAAGAGAAACAGAGCAGCAGGCTATGCCATGAGGATGGTGATGTAGAGCCCTGCTCCTACGCCATGCAATTGGTGACTTCGTCTGTGTTGCCCATGGTTATGCAGACCTCCATTGAGCTAGGCCTTTTTGATATCATTGCCAACTTGGGTCAGGCCTCTGCCTCAGAAATAGCTTCCCGGCTGCCTACAAAGAACCAAGAGGCACCCATCATCCTGGATCGTATGCTCTACCTTCTTACCACTCACTCTGTTCTCAGTTGCTCTGCCATTGATGGTGATGAGAGGGTGTACGCACTCACACCTGTCTCCAAATACTTTGCCAGTAATCAAGGAGTTTCCTTCGGCCCACTACTGGCTTTGATCCAGGACAAGGTCTTCATGGATAGCTG GTCCCAACTGAAAAATGCGATTATTGAAGGAGGAATACCATTTAACAGGGTCCATGGATCTCATGCATTTGAGTACCCTGGCAAGGACCCCAGATTCAATCAGGTTTTCAACACAGCAATGTTCAACCACACAACGGTAATTGTTAATAAGATCCTTGAGTCCTACAAGGGTTTTGAGCACCTTACGCGGGTGGTCGATGTTGGTGGCGGTCTGGGAACCACCCTTAGCATAATCACATCCAAATACCCCCATATTGAGGCTATTAATTTTGACTTGCCTCATGTTATAGAACATGCTGTGGCGTATCCTG GTGTGAAACACATTGGAGGGGATATGTTTGTAAGTGTTCCCAAAGGAGATGCCATTTTTATGAAG TGGATACTTCATGATTGGAGTGATGATCACTGCTTAAAGTTGTTGAAGAACTGCTACAAAGCTCTACCAGAGCATGGGAAGGTGATTGTTGTGGAGGGGGTTCTTCCAGAAATACCGGAAAAGGGATCTACCGTGAAAGCTATCTGCCAAACAGATTTGATAATGTTGACTCAAAACCCTGGAGGAAAGGAGAGGACAAGGAAGGAGTTCCTGGACTTGACAATTGGAGCTGGATTTGCTGGCATCAGATATGAATGCTATGTCTCTTGTTATTGGGTTATGGAAATCTTCAAGTAA
- the LOC100248794 gene encoding transcription factor bHLH67 isoform X1 has translation MERLQGPMNPCFFGEHLDVEGLEHGSSLELGYGPLLSTESQRSEEEQALFSTPSLEDRMPFLQMLQSVESPPFSPFTEPNFQALLRLQHQKKPWGMTHLTELDSRIQARELESCITHDILEMHSPVKSETKEPQHHQHSTPCLEGTSSECNQDQPNSAENGCLDTNSGSSPAWVQPQTRQKQAHLSKSPPITRERRKRKRTRPTKNKEEVESQRMTHIAVERNRRRQMNDHLNALRSLMPTSYIQRGDQASIIGGAIDFVKELEQLLESLQAQKRMRRSEEGGDASTNSSSSSPKIASKGLCTQHRFAPDESNSAEGGRSDEFTFTADNKSAAADIEVTVIQTHVNLKIQCPRRPGQLLKAIVALEDLSLTVLHLNITSLQSTVLYSFNLKIEDDCKLGSADEVAAAVHQVFSFINGSS, from the exons ATGGAGAGGCTTCAAGGACCCATGAATCCCTGT TTCTTTGGGGAGCATTTGGATGTGGAGGGTTTGGAACACGGAAGTAGTTTGGAGTTGGGTTACGGGCCATTGCTCAGCACAGAGAGCCAGAGATCTGAGGAAGAACAAGCACTTTTTTCAACTCCTAGTTTAGAGGACAGAATGCCGTTTCTTCAGATGTTACAAAGCGTGGAATCTCCACCATTTTCACCCTTTACAGAACCAAACTTTCAGGCACTTTTGAGATTACAGCACCAAAAGAAGCCTTGGGGGATGACCCACTTGACTGAGTTGGACTCTCGGATTCAGGCACGGGAGCTTGAAAGCTGCATCACCCACGACATATTGGAGATGCATTCTCCAGTCAAATCCGAGACCAAGGAGCCTCAACATCACCAGCATTCAACTCCATGTCTCGAGGGTACAAGCTCCGAGTGCAACCAGGACCAACCCAACTCAGCAGAGAATGGTTGCTTAGACACAAATTCAGGCTCTTCCCCGGCGTGGGTTCAGCCACAAACCAGGCAAAAACAGGCCCACTTGTCCAAATCCCCACCCATCACCCGGGAAAGAAGAAAGCGAAAGAGAACGCGGCCGACGAAGAACAAGGAAGAGGTGGAGAGCCAGCGTATGACCCACATTGCCGTCGAACGCAACCGGAGACGCCAAATGAACGACCATCTCAACGCCCTCCGCTCCCTCATGCCGACCTCCTACATTCAAAGG GGTGACCAAGCGTCCATTATTGGGGGTGCAATCGACTTTGTGAAAGAGCTTGAACAACTGCTTGAATCCCTACAAGCCCAAAAAAGAATGAGGAGAAGTGAAGAAGGCGGTGACGCCTCCACAAACTCCTCCTCATCCTCCCCAAAAATTGCGTCCAAAGGGTTATGCACCCAACACAGATTTGCTCCAGACGAAAGCAATTCTGCCGAGGGAGGAAGGAGCGACGAATTCACATTCACAGCGGACAACAAGTCTGCAGCGGCGGACATAGAAGTCACCGTCATTCAAACGCAtgtgaatttgaaaattcagtGCCCAAGAAGGCCCGGCCAGTTGCTTAAGGCCATTGTAGCCCTTGAAGATCTCAGTCTAACAGTGTTGCACCTCAACATCACCTCATTACAAAGCACAGTCCTTTACTCCTTCAATCTCAAG ATAGAAGACGACTGCAAGCTAGGTTCAGCAGATGAGGTAGCAGCAGCAGTCCATCAAGTATTCAGCTTCATCAATGGCAGCAGCTGA
- the LOC100248794 gene encoding transcription factor bHLH70 isoform X2 produces the protein MPFLQMLQSVESPPFSPFTEPNFQALLRLQHQKKPWGMTHLTELDSRIQARELESCITHDILEMHSPVKSETKEPQHHQHSTPCLEGTSSECNQDQPNSAENGCLDTNSGSSPAWVQPQTRQKQAHLSKSPPITRERRKRKRTRPTKNKEEVESQRMTHIAVERNRRRQMNDHLNALRSLMPTSYIQRGDQASIIGGAIDFVKELEQLLESLQAQKRMRRSEEGGDASTNSSSSSPKIASKGLCTQHRFAPDESNSAEGGRSDEFTFTADNKSAAADIEVTVIQTHVNLKIQCPRRPGQLLKAIVALEDLSLTVLHLNITSLQSTVLYSFNLKIEDDCKLGSADEVAAAVHQVFSFINGSS, from the exons ATGCCGTTTCTTCAGATGTTACAAAGCGTGGAATCTCCACCATTTTCACCCTTTACAGAACCAAACTTTCAGGCACTTTTGAGATTACAGCACCAAAAGAAGCCTTGGGGGATGACCCACTTGACTGAGTTGGACTCTCGGATTCAGGCACGGGAGCTTGAAAGCTGCATCACCCACGACATATTGGAGATGCATTCTCCAGTCAAATCCGAGACCAAGGAGCCTCAACATCACCAGCATTCAACTCCATGTCTCGAGGGTACAAGCTCCGAGTGCAACCAGGACCAACCCAACTCAGCAGAGAATGGTTGCTTAGACACAAATTCAGGCTCTTCCCCGGCGTGGGTTCAGCCACAAACCAGGCAAAAACAGGCCCACTTGTCCAAATCCCCACCCATCACCCGGGAAAGAAGAAAGCGAAAGAGAACGCGGCCGACGAAGAACAAGGAAGAGGTGGAGAGCCAGCGTATGACCCACATTGCCGTCGAACGCAACCGGAGACGCCAAATGAACGACCATCTCAACGCCCTCCGCTCCCTCATGCCGACCTCCTACATTCAAAGG GGTGACCAAGCGTCCATTATTGGGGGTGCAATCGACTTTGTGAAAGAGCTTGAACAACTGCTTGAATCCCTACAAGCCCAAAAAAGAATGAGGAGAAGTGAAGAAGGCGGTGACGCCTCCACAAACTCCTCCTCATCCTCCCCAAAAATTGCGTCCAAAGGGTTATGCACCCAACACAGATTTGCTCCAGACGAAAGCAATTCTGCCGAGGGAGGAAGGAGCGACGAATTCACATTCACAGCGGACAACAAGTCTGCAGCGGCGGACATAGAAGTCACCGTCATTCAAACGCAtgtgaatttgaaaattcagtGCCCAAGAAGGCCCGGCCAGTTGCTTAAGGCCATTGTAGCCCTTGAAGATCTCAGTCTAACAGTGTTGCACCTCAACATCACCTCATTACAAAGCACAGTCCTTTACTCCTTCAATCTCAAG ATAGAAGACGACTGCAAGCTAGGTTCAGCAGATGAGGTAGCAGCAGCAGTCCATCAAGTATTCAGCTTCATCAATGGCAGCAGCTGA
- the LOC100260786 gene encoding cathecol O-methyltransferase 1, whose translation MGSSAEEKQSSRLCHEDGDVEPCSYAMQLVTSSVLPMVMQTSIELGLFDIIAKLGQASASEIASRLPTKNPEAPIMLDRMLYLLTTHSVLSCSAIDGDERVYALTPVSKYFASNQDGVSFGPLLALIQDKVFMDSWSQLKNAIIEGGIPFNRVHGSHAFEYPGKDPRFNQVFNTAMFNHTTIIVNKILESYKGFEHLTRVVDVGGGLGTTLSIITSKYPHIEAINFDLPHVIEHAVAFPGVEHIGGDMFESVPKGDAIFMKWILHDWSDDHCLKLLKNCYKALPEHGKVIIVEGVLPEIPEKGSTVKAICQTDLIMLTQNPGGKERTRKEFLDLAIGAGFAGIRYECYVSCYWVMEIFM comes from the exons ATGGGGTCTTCAGCAGAAGAGAAACAGAGCAGCAGGCTATGCCATGAGGATGGTGATGTAGAGCCCTGCTCCTACGCCATGCAATTGGTGACCTCCTCTGTGTTGCCCATGGTTATGCAGACCTCCATTGAGCTAGGCCTTTTTGATATCATTGCCAAATTGGGTCAGGCCTCTGCCTCAGAAATAGCTTCCCGGCTGCCTACAAAGAACCCAGAGGCACCCATCATGCTGGATCGTATGCTCTACCTTCTTACCACTCACTCTGTTCTCAGTTGCTCTGCCATTGATGGTGATGAGAGGGTGTACGCACTCACACCTGTCTCCAAATACTTTGCCAGTAATCAAGATGGAGTTTCCTTCGGCCCACTACTGGCTTTGATACAGGACAAGGTCTTCATGGATAGCTG GTCCCAACTGAAAAATGCGATTATTGAAGGAGGAATACCATTTAACAGGGTCCATGGATCTCATGCATTTGAGTACCCTGGCAAGGACCCCAGATTCAATCAGGTTTTCAACACGGCAATGTTCAACCACACAACGATAATTGTTAATAAGATCCTTGAGTCCTACAAGGGTTTTGAGCACCTTACACGGGTGGTCGATGTTGGTGGCGGTCTGGGAACCACCCTTAGCATAATCACATCCAAATACCCCCATATTGAGGCTATTAATTTTGACTTGCCTCATGTTATAGAACATGCTGTGGCGTTTCCTG GTGTGGAACACATTGGAGGGGATATGTTTGAAAGTGTTCCCAAAGGAGATGCCATTTTTATGAAG TGGATACTTCATGATTGGAGTGATGATCACTGCTTAAAGTTGTTGAAGAACTGCTACAAAGCTCTACCAGAGCATGGGAAGGTGATCATTGTGGAGGGGGTTCTTCCAGAAATACCGGAAAAGGGATCTACTGTGAAAGCTATCTGCCAAACAGATTTGATAATGTTGACTCAAAACCCTGGAGGAAAGGAGAGGACAAGGAAGGAGTTCCTGGACTTGGCAATTGGAGCTGGATTTGCTGGCATCAGATATGAATGCTATGTCTCTTGTTATTGGGTTATGGAAATCTTCATGTAA
- the LOC109123988 gene encoding retrovirus-related Pol polyprotein from transposon RE1 has protein sequence MAKSEIPTNFSKADLSNPYFTHHSDHPGLVLISKSLNGDNYSAWKRAMILALNSKNKLGFVNGSIKAPSEEIDPEGYATWSRCNDMVHSWIVNTLNPEIADSVIYYSTSHEVWEDLCERFSQSNAPRIFEIQRDIACLRQEQLSVSAYYTKLKGLWDELASYNAAAHGAQQDQQKLMQFLMGLNESYSAIRGQILLMNPLPSVCQAYSSISQEEKQRLLTSTNAAAESAASAAMAVRSNGKSSTTWKDGIDRSNTRRMEPTNRPSGSQNFRENRSSQGQDGRPFFDQDRRRMGSGRGRPQCSYCGDMGHWVQKCFQLHGYPPDHPKARMNLGSNSNRNKSFSAANQVSEADEGKPAVALSEAQLKQLLSLLNNQDENSSSKVNAVTKPGLSKVASRNWIIDSGATDHITSSSKLLHKDKNCSLPPVLLPSGEKANIVTKGTLPLNSVYYLHDVLSVPTFKVDLISVSRLTRGLNCSVTFFPYWCILQDLATRRTIGLGKQRDGLYYLVALATEKSLTNHSSSTNQPACNLAISSTNLWHSRLGHVSPSRLSFIAKNFLNFSVQSNNACPICPLAKQSRLPFGTSAISSTKPFEIIHCDIWGRYRHPSLFGAHYFLTIVDDYTRFTWIFLMRHKDEAQSLLKRFFSYVFTQFEFRIKTFRSDNGREFTSLRSFFQDNGVIFQHSCVYTPQQNGVVERKHRHILQVARALKFHAQVPTQFWGECALTAVHIINRLPSPILSFKTPFELLYSKPPSYSHLRVFGCLAYATNVHTSHKFDYRAMPSIFIGYPVGQKAYKLFDLSTKKVFTSRDVKFHEDIFPYVSLKPNSTLPSLTHNSGPIPLVAHDISSSFDSTSHALSPLLSNHTSTPSPTTENDDFSSPSRPSELIIEPSSQIDPNPSPSPSTTLVSPSPGPPFASIPSAPPAETPIFSPETHSPKPATPLRRSSRHIAPPIKLHDYVCSHVSSNQSSSLIPGPTKGTRYLLANYVSYHRYKPAYRSFVAQHSAVTEPRSYSEAAAHPEWQKAMRSELQALQANGTWSLTPLPAGKTPIGCRWVYKIKHRSDGSIERYKARLVAKGFTQLEGVDYQDTFSPTAKIISVRCLLALAAARGWSIHQMDVNNAFFHGDLHEEIYMSPPLGLRRQGEENLVCRLHKSLYGLKQASRQWFAKFSEAIQSAGYAQSRADYSLFTKKQGKSFTALLIYVDDILITGNDPVSIATTKKFLHSHFHLKDLGDLKYFLGIEVSASKNGIFISQRKYALEIIEDARLLGAAPIDTPMERGLKLSDKSDLLKDQGRYRRLVGRLIYLTVSRPDITYAVHVLSRFMHQPRKAHMEAAFRVVRYLKNAPGQGLFFSSNNDFRLRAYCDSDWAGCPLTRRSTTGYCVFLGPSLISWRSKRQKTVSLSSAEAEYRAMTGACCELTWLRYLLKDLGVLHKEPALLYCDNKAALHIAANPVFHERTRHIEMDCHYIRDKIQDGSIITRHVSSAHQLADILTKPLGKEFFAPMIRKLGVQDIHSPT, from the coding sequence ATGGCAAAATCAGAGATTCCTACGAATTTCTCAAAGGCAGATCTCTCCAATCCCTATTTCACTCACCATTCAGATCACCCaggtttggttttgatttccaaatctttgaaTGGAGACAATTATTCggcttggaaaagggctatgatTCTAGCTTTAAACTCCAAGAACAAATTGGGTTTTGTTAATGGCTCGATCAAGGCTCCTTCAGAAGAAATTGATCCTGAAGGTTATGCGACTTGGTCACGGTGTAACGACATGGTTCACTCTTGGATCGTCAACACTCTCAATCCAGAAATTGCGGACAGTGTAATTTATTATTCTACTTCTCATGAAGTTTGGGAAGATCTCTGTGAGCGATTCTCTCAGAGCAATGCGCCTCGCATCTTTGAAATTCAGCGAGATATTGCTTGTCTTCGACAAGAGCAACTCTCTGTCTCTGCCTATTACACAAAATTGAAAGGCCTGTGGGATGAACTGGCTTCCTACAACGCTGCAGCACATGGGGCACAACAAGATCAACAAAAATTGATGCAATTTCTGATGGGTTTGAATGAATCTTACAGTGCTATTCGCGGGCAAATCCTCCTGATGAATCCTCTTCCTTCTGTCTGCCAAGCATACTCCTCTATCTCTCAAGAAGAAAAGCAACGCCTCCTCACTTCGACGAACGCAGCAGCGGAATCTGCCGCAAGTGCTGCTATGGCCGTGCGCAGCAACGGAAAGTCTTCGACAACTTGGAAGGACGGAATAGATCGATCGAACACAAGAAGGATGGAACCGACTAATCGCCCCTCTGGTTCTCAAAATTTCCGGGAGAATCGGTCTTCTCAAGGACAAGATGGCAGACCATTTTTTGATCAAGATCGGCGCCGCATGGGTTCTGGTAGAGGACGTCCCCAGTGCTCGTATTGTGGAGATATGGGTCATTGGGTCCAAAAGTGTTTTCAACTACATGGATACCCACCAGACCATCCTAAAGCAAGAATGAACTTAGGCTCAAACTCAAATCGGAATAAAAGTTTTTCTGCGGCTAACCAAGTTTCTGAGGCAGATGAAGGGAAACCTGCAGTTGCATTGTCAGAAGCCCAACTCAAGCAACTTTTGTCACTTCTTAATAACCAAGATGAAAACTCTAGTTCCAAAGTGAATGCGGTAACAAAGCCAGGTTTGTCCAAAGTCGCTTCCCGCAATTGGATTATTGATAGTGGGGCGACAGATCATATTACTTCATCCTCTAAGTTATtgcataaagataaaaattgctCGTTACCGCCCGTATTATTGCCTAGTGGAGAAAAAGCGAATATCGTTACGAAAGGGACTTTGCCTCTGAATTCCGTCTATTATCTGCATGATGTCTTATCTGTGCCTACATTCAAAGTTGATTTAATATCAGTTAGTCGTTTGACAAGAGGTCTAAATTGTTCAGTGACATTTTTCCCTTATTGGTGTATTTTGCAGGATCTGGCTACGAGGAGGACGATTGGTTTGGGTAAACAACGTGACGGACTATACTATTTGGTGGCACTAGCGACGGAGAAATCTTTAACCAACCATTCCTCATCCACAAACCAACCAGCCTGCAATCTCGCCATCTCTTCCACTAATCTCTGGCACAGTCGCTTAGGCCATGTATCACCTTCTCGTTTGAGTTTCATTGCCAagaatttcttgaatttttctgTTCAGTCCAATAATGCTTGCCCTATATGTCCTTTGGCTAAGCAAAGTCGTTTACCTTTTGGTACTAGTGCTATTTCTTCTACAAAACCTTTTGAGATTATTCATTGTGACATTTGGGGACGTTATCGACACCCTTCTCTGTTTGGTGCCCATTACTTTCTCACTATTGTCGATGATTATACACGTTTCACTTGGATATTTTTAATGCGACATAAAGATGAAGCACAATCACTTTTAAAACGTTTCTTCAGCTATGTGTTCACACAATTTGAATTTCGCATTAAAACTTTTCGAAGTGACAATGGTAGAGAATTTACCTCACTTCGTTCCTTTTTCCAAGATAATGGTGTCATCTTTCAACATTCTTGTGTTTACAcgcctcaacaaaatggggttgtggAACGCAAACATCGTCATATTTTACAAGTAGCCCGAGCTTTGAAATTCCATGCTCAAGTTCCCACTCAATTTTGGGGGGAGTGTGCTCTCACTGCCGTACATATCATCAATCGGTTACCTTCACCAATATTGTCTTTCAAAACTCCTTTTGAATTGCTTTACTCAAAACCACCTTCTTACTCCCATCTCCGTGTTTTCGGATGTTTAGCCTATGCCACCAATGTTCACACCTCTCACAAATTTGATTACCGTGCCATGCCATCCATCTTCATCGGTTATCCTGTTGGTCAAAAAGcatacaaattatttgatttatcaaccaaaaaggTCTTTACTAGCCGAGATGTCAAATTTCATGAAGATATTTTTCCTTATGTCTCTCTCAAGCCCAACTCTACTCTCCCTTCGTTGACCCATAATTCTGGTCCAATCCCCTTAGTGGCCCACGACATCTCTTCCTCCTTTGACTCTACTTCTCACGCACTTTCCCCTCTTCTTTCCAACCACACAAGCACACCGTCTCCCACCACAGAAAATGATGACTTTTCCTCTCCTTCTCGACCTTCCGAACTCATTATCGAACCTTCTTCTCAGATTGATCCAAACCCTTCACCATCGCCTTCTACAACTCTAGTATCGCCTTCTCCGGGGCCACCGTTTGCATCCATCCCGTCCGCTCCTCCAGCTGAGACACCCATCTTTTCACCAGAAACACACTCACCCAAACCAGCCACTCCGCTCCGTCGCTCTAGCCGCCATATCGCCCCGCCAATCAAGCTCCACGATTATGTTTGCTCCCACGTTTCCTCCAATCAATCGTCTTCCTTGATTCCAGGTCCAACTAAAGGTACACGATATCTACTGGCCAATTATGTTTCTTATCACAGATATAAGCCTGCATAtagatcttttgttgctcaacATAGTGCTGTCACAGAACCCAGGTCTTATTCGGAAGCAGCCGCTCATCCTGAGTGGCAGAAGGCAATGCGTTCTGAATTGCAAGCTCTCCAAGCTAATGGCACTTGGTCTCTCACTCCACTTCCGGCCGGCAAGACACCGATTGGCTGTCGATGGGTGTATAAAATTAAACACCGTTCAGATGGGTCTATTGAGCGTTACAAAGCACGATTGGTAGCGAAAGGCTTTACTCAATTAGAAGGTGTCGATTATCAGGATACCTTTTCCCCCACCGCCAAGATCATATCTGTCCGCTGCTTGCTTGCATTGGCCGCAGCCCGTGGCTGGTCtattcatcaaatggatgttaacaACGCTTTTTTTCATGGCGACTTACATGAGGAAATATATATGTCTCCGCCGCTAGGGCTTCGGCGACAGGGGGAGGAAAACTTGGTATGTCGCCTTCATAAATCACTCTACGGTCTGAAACAAGCTTCTCGCCAGTGGTTCGCCAAGTTCTCAGAAGCTATTCAATCCGCCGGTTATGCACAATCTCGAGCCGATTATTCTTTGTTCACCAAAAAACAAGGCAAGTCCTTTACTGCCCTCTtgatatatgttgatgatattctgaTTACTGGAAATGATCCTGTGAGCATTgctacaacaaaaaaatttctgCATAGTCATTTTCATCTCAAAGATCTGGGtgatttaaaatactttcttggcatTGAGGTTTCTGCTtctaaaaatgggatttttatttCCCAACGTAAGTATGCATTAGAGATTATTGAGGATGCAAGATTGTTGGGCGCTGCCCCTATTGATACACCTATGGAACGAGGATTGAAATTGTCTGATAAGAGCGATTTGCTCAAGGATCAAGGTCGTTATAGGAGATTGGTTGGAAGGTTAATATATCTAACTGTGTCGAGGCCAGATATCACTTATGCAGTTCATGTGTTAAGCCGGTTTATGCATCAACCGAGAAAGGCTCATATGGAAGCAGCGTTCAGAGTTGTACGTTATCTTAAGAATGCACCTGGTCAAGGTCTGTTCTTCTCTTCGaataatgatttcagattgagaGCCTATTGTGATTCTGATTGGGCAGGTTGTCCACTTACTAGAAGGTCCACTACAGGCTACTGTGTATTCCTTGGACCTTCACTGATTTCTTGGAGATCAAAGCGACAGAAAACAGTGTCACTCTCTTCAGCCGAAGCAGAGTATCGTGCAATGACAGGAGCTTGTTGTGAGTTGACATGGCTTCGGTACCTTTTGAAAGATTTGGGTGTTTTACATAAGGAACCTGCCTTgttgtattgtgacaacaaggcaGCATTGCACATTGCAGCCAACCCTGTTTTCCATGAGCGTACTAGACACATTGAGATGGATTGTCACTATATTAGGGACAAGATCCAAGATGGTTCCATTATTACAAGACATGTGAGCTCAGCGCACCAACTTGCAGACATTTTGACTAAACCATTGGGAAAGGAGTTTTTTGCTCCTATGATTCGCAAGTTGGGAGTGCAGGATATCcactctccaacttga
- the LOC100248815 gene encoding protein CURVATURE THYLAKOID 1B, chloroplastic: MASTTTPLSISSSSTLIDGKAPRQSAAASSQCVTLPTLPPPPVPSQHRPGKGTTYCRKIARNVIAMATGEAPAEVGTTEVPEIIKTVQEAWDKVEDKYAVSSLAAAGFVGLWVSTGMVSAIDKLPLVPGVLEIVGIGYSGWFAYKNLIFKPDREALIQKIKDTYKEIIGSS, encoded by the exons ATGGCCTCAACCACCACCCCACTTTCCATCTCCTCCTCATCTACCCTCATTGATGGCAAGGCTCCTCGCCAATCTGCCGCCGCATCGTCCCAATGCGTTACTCTCCCTACACTCCCTCCTCCCCCTGTGCCATCTCAGCACCGGCCTGGGAAAGGCACCACTTACT GTCGTAAGATCGCTCGCAATGTCATCGCCATGGCCACTGGGGAAGCTCCTGCAGAGGTTGGTACAACTGAGGTGCCGGAGATTATCAAAACAGTTCAAGAGGCT TGGGACAAAGTTGAAGATAAGTATGCAGTGAGCTCCCTTGCAGCAGCTGGTTTTGTTGGATTGTGGGTCTCCACAGGGATGGTCTCG GCCATTGATAAGCTTCCTTTGGTTCCTGGTGTGCTTGAGATTGTAGGCATTGGCTACTCTGGG TGGTTTGCATACAAGAACCTGATTTTCAAACCAGACAG GGAAGCTTTGATACAAAAAATCAAGGACACATACAAGGAAATAATAGGGAGCAGCTAA